One genomic segment of Hordeum vulgare subsp. vulgare chromosome 2H, MorexV3_pseudomolecules_assembly, whole genome shotgun sequence includes these proteins:
- the LOC123429054 gene encoding probable carboxylesterase 5: MPNKSYPSHKKADGEVEDEFYPLIRKYKDGRIERFMPASFVPASTDLAANRGVATRDVVIDQGTGVSVRLFLPSQAAATGMRLPLVVYVHGGSFCTESAFSRTYHRYATSLSASARVLVVSVEYRLAPEYPVPASYDDTWAALRWVASLSDPWLAQYADPGRTFLAGDSAGGNIAYHTALRATHDDTIMDIEGLVIVHPFFWGLERLPAEKVSDGDVMFPPVCVDKLWPFVTKGQAGNDDPRINPPDEELTLLTGKRVLVAVAEKDTLRDRGRRFASTLRRCGWTDDNLTMVESEGEDHVFHLCAPLRATSKNLMKSIVHFINQRATLSSPFVVMSEQECSSQPMLGVPSRPFKDIFGYGMHMKRWNVPSSMAPTSLKVGHAETSRTRYGGLHLKKIGTFGQPLSTPHSLSSIMKNMF; the protein is encoded by the coding sequence ATGCCGAACAAGAGCTATCCCTCCCACAAGAAGGCCGACGGCGAGGTGGAGGATGAATTCTACCCATTAATCCGCAAGTACAAGGACGGCCGGATCGAGCGGTTCATGCCGGCCTCGTTCGTGCCGGCATCCACGGACTTGGCCGCCAACCGTGGTGTGGCAACAAGGGACGTCGTCATCGACCAAGGCACCGGCGTGTCTGTACGCCTATTTCTTCCGTCCCAAGCTGCTGCGACGGGCATGAGGCTTCCCCTCGTCGTCTACGTCCATGGTGGTTCTTTCTGCACGGAGAGTGCTTTCTCTCGAACGTACCACCGTTATGCCACTTCCCTTTCCGCTAGCGCAAGGGTGCTTGTTGTGTCCGTGGAATACCGTCTGGCACCGGAGTATCCCGTGCCGGCGTCCTACGATGACACCTGGGCCGCACTGCGGTGGGTTGCGTCCTTGTCCGACCCTTGGCTCGCTCAGTACGCAGATCCAGGGCGCACGTTCCTCGCCGGCGACAGCGCCGGTGGCAACATCGCATACCACACGGCTTTGCGCGCCACACATGATGATACCATCATGGACATTGAGGGTTTAGTCATCGTGCATCCTTTTTTCTGGGGACTCGAGCGGCTTCCGGCAGAGAAGGTTTCGGATGGTGACGTGATGTTCCCGCCGGTGTGTGTGGACAAGTTGTGGCCTTTCGTGACGAAGGGCCAGGCTGGGAACGATGATCCTCGGATCAATCCTCCAGATGAGGAGCTCACATTGCTAACTGGCAAGCGGGTGTTGGTGGCCGTTGCAGAGAAAGACACGTTGCGTGACCGGGGGCGTCGATTCGCATCCACCCTGCGCaggtgtgggtggaccgatgacaACCTCACCATGGTTGAGTCGGAGGGGGAGGACCATGTCTTCCACCTATGTGCCCCGCTACGTGCGACCAGCAAGAACCTTATGAAAAGCATTGTGCACTTCATAAACCAACGTGCCACCTTGTCGTCACCGTTCGTGGTGATGTCAGAGCAAGAGTGCTCCAGCCAACCTATGCTAGGTGTGCCAAGTAGGCCTTTCAAAGACATATTTGGTTACGGAATGCACATGAAACGTTGGAATGTCCCAAGCTCTATGGCACCCACTTCTTTAAAAGTTGGACATGCAGAAACATCACGGACTAGGTATGGGGGGCTACATTTGAAGAAAATTGGCACCTTCGGACAACCCTTATCAACACCACATTCGCTAAGctccatcatgaagaacatgttctAG